The sequence AACATATCCAAAATCATATATTGTCACCTCCTATATTAACATAAACTTTTCTACAActtttaatagttttattttacCTCTAACGAGTAAATATCCATAAAatgaactcaaaaaaaaaaaacatatccaCTTACTACTATGGAAAATACAAAGCATAATCTCACTTATTGAGCGAAGACGCATAAAGCATTGATCATAATAGTTATGTTTCACAGTAAGCTAAAGATAATAAAGTATTCATATACCTAATATGCTTCTGTCTGATAAGCACTCTGGCGTGGTGAATGGACTTGGCCATACCAGACTTGAACACCAGGGTCTGTAAACGTCGCTCCAGAAAGTTCTCAACAGTGAGTGCCAACACATAATCAAGCTTGTTCTGGCTCTCATCCAGTAACCCGTACCTGTTCATCCTCCTCAGAAGGGCTTCACCCTCAAAAATACGACGTGAGTTCTTCTCATCCAGGGTCAACAGCATTCTAGCATTGTTACGAATTCGACTCAGAGCATACTGTACTCTCCACAGCTCTCTCTTACACCTCAGCCCATACTCTCCCACCAGCTTCAACTCCGCATCCAGACGCTCCTTCTCATAGGGACGTCTCGGCTTCTTAAAGGTTTTCCCATCTATTTACATAAATTACTCAAAAATCAAATGCAAACGCAAAGTGGGTTTCTCAAGTTTCATCAAATCAACAGTGCATACGCAGAAGAAAAAAGCatcaaaatgcaaaactcaaagTGGGTTTTTCAGGTTTCATCAAAACAATCATGAAGATGCAAAAGACAAAGCATCAAAAATGTAAATCCCGAAACGGGTTTTCCAGGTTTCATCAAAACAATCATGAATATGCAAAACGCAAAGTGGGTTTTCTCAAGTTTCATCAATACAATCAtataaatgccaaaaaaaaaaaaaaaaacacgcagAAAAACATTACTAATTGATTGAAGAAACACAAGCATTGATCATATTAGCAAtagaaaatggagagagaaagaggctTACAGTTTCGGTAAAAGGCAACGTGGACCATGGTGTGAGTTAAGCCGTACTGTTCTCTGGTTAAACGATCTGAATTCAAATGAAGAGAGGTGGAGGACGATGGCGCCGCGCAATATCTTACGGTGTAAGAGCCTTTTCTTGCTTATATTAAACCCTTAACCCCTAACCCTAGCAACAATTCAAAGAGTGGTATGGGCTTACACCTACTTttcatagagtttaattttcGGCCCAGCAATAAAATAACCCATAATGTATCATTGTATTGACTCATCGACCCAAGTCAATCCGAGCTTGGTTGAAAaatcctctcaaaaaaaaaaaaaaaaaaaaaacttggttgaaaaattttcaatctatcTAACTCGATCCAATTTAGCCCTACTActaatcatttttaaaaatataatatattatgttttaaatttgttatttttattaattttgaattattaaataataaatttaaataattgactGAAAACCCAACTTTTTACAAATAATTCTGACCgttaaatatcttttttttcttttaaggaagaccgttacattttttttttttaatgggaaccATTATATATCTTTGattgtttatataattttttttaaaaagataatttgTATAGTACCTCTTTATagcaaatttgaaccaataattaTTCTAATGTAAAATTGAGTTTATGAACTATTCTCGagtttaatttaaaatactcttgttattgtatattaaaattaagatgaatttttttttatttgcaaaatttcaagaagttttgaaaaaaatatattttgattaaaattctattccaaaatttttattaaaaaaattattattttataatctaccacaatattttgttgtatatattGTACTTCcactctgtttttttttttccataccaTTCATAGGAGAAAACATATACACAGTACAAGTTACATCATACCAGCAGCAATTGGagaaaaccaacaaaaatgAATTGGCACACGGGTTGCCAATTTAGCTACAGACCAAGGCTCTTTAACAACTACATGGGGTACACAAAGCACATTACAATGAAAACCAGAGTTAGACAAAAAACTAAGATCAGCTAGTCTAGTACTATCAAGCCAATCCGATGTTGTTTTCATCTTGAAAGTCTGCATAAGTTTCTTGCTGTCAGTGAGATACAAAACATGGTGAAAACCTTGGTCCTTTGTTGCCAGACCAGCTTCAACCACAGCCTCCAACAGTACCCCAATTGATGTTCAAGCATTGCTACTATTCACTCCAAAAAATACCCTTTCTCCTTGAATTGTTAGAGCTTTATAAACAGTGCCATTTCTATATGGTCTCCTACTTCTAGCTCTTGCAAGCTTGATTATTCGTTGCTAGTCCCCTGCTGCAGCTTGCCCCTCTGCTCTGGTGCATCTGCCTTCTTTGTTTGCTGAGGTGCTACaccttgagagagagagtcccTGTACCTACAAGAGAAGGTTTGAGCTGTTAAAATAACTTCCACTGGATTCGGGTTCAGTCCTTGATGAACCACCCTATTCCTGTAAGTCTAGATTGTCCAAAGAATGACAAAAACATCCTGCAAAAATTCATAGAATCTGAACCGTTCTGaatatttcttgaaagtaaatgCTTCAACCATTGTTGCATAGATAAAATGATGAATTCAGACGTGTGTAAAGCCAAAGTAGACCCGTGCCAACAAGCTCTTGCAAAAGGGTAATGAAGAAAAAGGTGAGTATGACTCTCTTCCTCCTCATTGCACAGTGGACACAATTTTGAAGATGATATACCTCTGGCATGAAGATTAAGGAAAGTAGGAAGACAGTTGTGGAGTAGTTTCCAAATGAAAGTACTAATTTTTAGAGGCACTTTGATTTTCCAAAAGGTTCTCCACCATCCCATATTAGCTTGAAAATATCTAGGATGACTTGAATCATCTCTAGTTAAAAGCTCATAAGCTTTCTTCACTTGGTACTCCCCATTCTTAGAGAACCTCCAAAGAAGCTTATCGAGTACAAAATTTGTCTTAGAAATtggaatttgaagaatttgcAAGGCTTGAGAAAACGGATACAACCTTCTAACCAAATCTACTTTCCAACTTCTAGTATTGTGGTCAATCAAATCCCCCACAGTACCTGTAGGTAGATGATGCTGTGATAAATTTAAAGTTGAATGAGGAAACCAGTACATATGATTGAGAGGAATATTGTACCAATCCCCAACTCTCCACTTTCATACCCTTAAAACATGATTTTCCTATTTAATGATATTCTCCAAACCCATGAGTGATGAGGCTTAGACCTATAGTCATGAATAGAACAGGTAGGAAAGTACTTGGCCTTAAAGGTTTTAGCTAGCAGGGATTGGGGATTATGACAAATTCTCCAATATTGTTTATTTAGCATAGCTTGATTCATGTAGTTGAATTTCTTAATTCCCAACCCACCTCTCCCCTTAGGCCGACTGATCCTATCCCAATTAAGTAAATGAAGCATATTCTCATCATGTTCATGACCCCGCCAAAATGCACGACTAATAGAATCCATTTTGTTACAAACATGGTCTAGAACTTTAAAGCATGAAAAAGGAATATAAAGGAAGAGATTGCAAAACAGAGGCTATTAATGTTGTTCTACCAGCTTAAGAAAGgagtttcatttttcatccttgAATTTTTGCTTTAAGTTTAtcaacaagaaattaaaaattagcaATTCTATTACCTCTCAACTTGAATCGAACACCCAGGTACTTGTTAGGATGTTGAACCAGATTGACCTGAAGAGTTTTGACAAGGCATATTTTTTCCTCCTTAGGCATGTTTGGTGAGCAAAACACATCAAATTTGGCTAGATTGATGGATTGACCTGAAATGGAGTTGAagattttgaacaaaattgttatcctttctaaaaaacaacaaagaatcatTAGCAAACAGTAAATAGGAGAATGAGAGACCATTCCTACCAACTTTGATTCCTTTGATTTTCTAAAGATCCTCAGATTGAGTTAAAGAAATGGATCGAATATTTGCacataaaaggaaaagataaggaGATAAAGGGTCTCCTTGTCTTAAACCTTGGATGACTTAAAGGACCTTGTCATACTTCCATTTATCAATAAAGTATACTCTACTGAAGATACACCCTCCATAATCCAATTAATCCATTTGGAATCAAAGTTCATAACAGTGAGGACTGCCTTCAAAAAATTCCAATTGACTCTATCATAGGCCTTGGACATGTCAATTTTCAAAACTCCAAACCTATCTCTCCTCCCCTTCTTTTTCCTAACCACATCAATGATTTCACGGGCCAATAGTATATTATTAGAAATATTCCTACCCATAATGAGAGCATTTTGATAAGGAGTGATAATGCTATCCATAATAGGCTTTAGTCTATTTACAAGGAcctttgaaataattttataaaacacaTTGCATAAACTGATTGGCCTAAAATGATAAACCtcttttgggtttggaatttttggTATGAGAGTAATGAAGGTTTGATTAAGGACCTTAAGGAGGGAGCCAGA comes from Castanea sativa cultivar Marrone di Chiusa Pesio chromosome 3, ASM4071231v1 and encodes:
- the LOC142627729 gene encoding small ribosomal subunit protein uS4y-like, which produces MVHVAFYRNYGKTFKKPRRPYEKERLDAELKLVGEYGLRCKRELWRVQYALSRIRNNARMLLTLDEKNSRRIFEGEALLRRMNRYGLLDESQNKLDYVLALTVENFLERRLQTLVFKSGMAKSIHHARVLIRQKHIRVGRQVVNIPSFMVRVDSQKHIDFSLNSPFGGGRPGRVKRRNQKAAAKKAAGGDGGDEDEEE
- the LOC142629156 gene encoding uncharacterized protein LOC142629156, translated to MDSIITPYQNALIMGRNISNNILLAREIIDVVRKKKGRRDRFGVLKIDMSKAYDRVNWNFLKAVLTVMNFDSKWINWIMEGVSSVEYTLLINGKRITILFKIFNSISGQSINLAKFDVFCSPNMPKEEKICLVKTLQVNLVQHPNKYLGVRFKLRVLDHVCNKMDSISRAFWRGHEHDENMLHLLNWDRISRPKGRGTVGDLIDHNTRSWKVDLVRRLYPFSQALQILQIPISKTNFVLDKLLWRFSKNGEYQVKKAYELLTRDDSSHPRYFQANMGWWRTFWKIKVPLKISTFIWKLLHNCLPTFLNLHARGISSSKLCPLCNEEEESHTHLFLHYPFARACWHGSTLALHTSEFIILSMQQWLKHLLSRNIQNGSDSMNFCRMFLSFFGQSRLTGIGWFIKD